The genome window gagtaggaataggaagaggaggaagaggagaagtagaaggaggagaggaaggaaaagaaggagaaggagaagaagaagtaggaataggaggaggaggaagagaagaagatgaaggagaggaagggaaagaaggagaaagaaaagaagaagtatagGAGTAGGAAAAAGTGTAGGgataaaggaggaataggaggagaaaagaggaggaggaaaaagagtaagagaaagacggcacggcacggcacggcacAGCTCCCACACAATGCAAAGAGAACGGTGCGATTATCCCGCAGTAATCCACACAAGGCGAGGGTGTTACCGCGTCCCATTAATTACGGACAGGCGGGAGAGGGGATCTTGCGGGGCTTCTTCCAAAGGGTTCGCGTGCAAGCCTGATCTGGCAACACTGACCAGGGAGGAACCAGAGGAGGCAGGCTCGGGAAGGGCTAGAGAGGCGGGTGTGGCTACTGTTgggaggaaggacagacagacagacagacaggtaaggaagattgatagacagaagtgtaaacagagatagatagacagaagcgTTGTTGTCATAGAGAGGTACAGAAAAGTTATAAGGAAAGAGCGAGAGACAGGTAAGTAGGCTAGTTGAAAAGTAGGTAAGGAAGATTGATAGGGAAGTGTAAACagagagataggtagacaggAGCATTGAAGTTGTCATAGAGAGGTACAGAGAAGCTACAAGGAAAGAACTAGAGCGACAGGTAGGAAAGGAAGTGTGACAGACAGAAGTATAGATTGTAAACAGATAGGCAGATAACGATTTATTAGACGGCCGCTTTCACGCATTAAGACAGGAAGGCAGTTGGAAAGACAGGAGtagatatggaaggaagaaaagttattACAAAGGTacaaataaagacagacaaattGACAGCGAAATATGTCAAGCAAAGAGATGTTTAaataccaccacacacacacacacacacatatacacacacacactgacagacagaaaaGACAGCCGGGGACGGGTTTGCATGGACGGAAGGTGTACACAATGACAGatgagataaagacagacaggtatagaAGGACAGTCAGAGCAACAAGGAGAATTGAAATGAGTGATCTTGCCGCGTGGAAATCATTTTTAATCCCACGACTTtaaaacagacaggcaaacagacagatagaccggTAGACGGACATgcaagcagacaggcagacagacaggataGCAGAGACACAGACAAGCAGATACGCAAATAAGCCATCAGACAGGcacacagatatacagacagacagacagacagacaggaaggttTACAGACATGGAAGCAGACACAGACACTCtctaacagacagacaagcagatacaGATATACCAACAGTCACAGATAAACAGATTCACAGACAGATTCACAGACAGACaatgagacagacaggcagacggaaaAGATAGACTtcacaaaagcagaaaaaaaaaatatttagacgCCTCTCGCATCTGCTTCTATAAAGGTGCTAAACCCCGAGCATTTTCAATTTAGCGTAATTATTTTCTGAAGGACGGAAAAATACAGAGCGTTGCTTCCGTAATCCTTTTTAATTTCCTGAGAAAATGACTGTGCTGGCAAACATTAATATTCATGCTCTCCTCCTTTTTGtgcttttgtgtttgtgtgtgtgtgtgctgctttttttttattgcgtggttttttttttttttttttattttgttttttttttttttttttttttttcgttatcaaTTAGGAAAAGTAATGTTTTAGCCGCGAGCTTCAAATTGTTCACGACagacaccctcccttcctcccttcctccgtctctctctctctctccctttctcctcccttctctgtgcttgatcctctctccctctcaccctccatccatccatccttcctctctcacctctttgcttgcctcctccccctcctctccctctctcctttcctccctgccatcCTTGTTTTAGCTCTGTTTGTACCCAACCCCACTGTTTCCCCTCCCTcatgtctctcctccttcctcctccccctcctcctccctgctcttcatccctcatctccctctcgcagcattccctcttctcctctcctctcccctcttcagcttcttcctcccctcactgcttccatcgcttcctcctcctcctcttcttcttctctcctttcctctattcttaaCTGATTTGGCTTTTTAGTATATcgacacttacacacacacacacacacacacacacacacacagcgagggTGAATtataccgctccggtagctcaatcggttagagcaccgcgctgcaaggcttcacggccaaacaggcggcggttcgagccccgctcaggccggattctttccgttgactaggagtggttactgtccccccttgagcaagggggatggggtgtgtggtgtgtgaggtcctggcaatacccagagatcgacgataatgagcacttgctcacgtcgtgagggtacctgctggcgaaagcgaaccaacccgtgatcaggccgtggtgaattacacacacacacacacacacacacacacacacacacacactgaaatagGCACAGCAAGAACTCGCCTCTGTGCTTCGATATGAGAATGAGAAGGGGGGAGCGGAGCAAGAGGGAgattggggagggggagggagaggtgtcgTGCTTACGTTTGTTTGTCAGTACGTGCGCGCCTCTGTCTACCTGCTAATTACACGGGCGGGGATGAATCACGGCTGGCAGTGTGGGCCGAGTGATAGGTTGCATAATTTTTTACCCACTTTCAGATCTCAAGTTTTAATAAAGTCATTAGCGAGGGTGAATAATTTCCATTGAAGATATCGCGCGCACAAAAAATTGAGATGCGAtaccgggtttttttttttccgttgtgtatattgtgtgtggagagagagaaagagggggggggggggaagaggaaccATGAACCATCAGTAACTTTTTTTCACGTCCGTATATAAGGTttagaaaaagggggaggagaaggaagaagaggagttaaagaaagaaagtgggagagagaaaaagggaccaTTATATTTGTTTTACCTTACGTCTAGATATAAGGTTTAGAAagcggggaagaaggaagaagaggagaggagttggagaaagaaagtgagacaaAAACgaaccatactttttttttcctttcctttctcttgtctccgtttcctcccttgatttcctcccattttctcccatctcattttttttgtgtatttttttttttttgtcaacaccaagtaacttttttttcttttttgtctattaACTTCTGTtctgttattccttttttctccagttgtttgtttttttatctcccttgtccccttttttccttcttcctctattctatcttatcctttctctccactttcactcttcctttatctctattatcattctttttaccttcattttcccctcctttctccctctctcccctatatgcctttccatctcccttcctcttctcccactctccctttctccctcccttcttctgcaTATATAAAGCTtgctctccattccttttttttcctccacccttccttctgcccgcgtttcctcctcttccttccttccttctccgcttTTCTTAGGTCACTCTCtgtttcactttctccctcttctttccatcacatcatcaccacccttctttctccccccttactctctttcttccttttctgcttttctctagcttctcccttcttcacgttctccctcttcttaacctcaacacaccatcaccaccctatgcactctcttccccctcctcctcttcttccctccctccctctctttctctctccctccctcttctctctgccttcacacctcccttcctctccttctcccagtctccctcccttccgcctctccctcccttcctctcatatttacATATCAATCAAGTTTTGTGAGTCTTCCCGCAATTCGCCACCACCCGGATGCCTCCCAATGCCCGTCGTCGCCCTCACAGAATCGAACCACACGCTGGATAAATTGCCGTAAATTGGTGGATATTCAGCTCGAGGCAGGCCAGGAGGAGCTTCGGCGGGAGAGTGTggggggaaggaaaggcgagtgaggcagagagggtgggagggagggtgtgtgggtaCGCGGGGAGTAGAGAAGAAAACCAAGGAGTGTGATAGAACGGTGGAAGGTTTGAAGATGGAAGATACCAACCCtgtgtggagagaaaggaaggaaggaagaagggaagagggagggagaacatgCGTGAGAAGGTGATGGAATGGAAAGCaaggagaagtgaaaaaaataaaaacgatgaaGAAGCCtgtgtaggaaggaggaaggaagagttcaAGAGGAAAACATATGTAGGGAAGACGATGGAATGGAAGTCAAGGAGGAATGATGTGcctagaaaggaaagagagatggttTCTggcgggagggaaaggaaaatgggaaaatgtgatgtctgagaaaaggaaggaattaagggggCCGttcagtggaaggaaggaagaagggaataaatgtAGAGTTTCCGCTAAAGTAAAGATGGGAATGGGAGTTCTTatgaggatgggagagagggaaggagaggaaaagggaaggtgtgcgttgaagagggagggaaggaagtggaaggaaggaaggaagggaataaatgtATAGAGATCCCGCTATAATAAAGATGGAAGTTCCTATGAAaatgtaagagaggaagagagggaagaaaaggaagagggaaggcgtgtgttgaagagggagggaggaacgaagcCTATCATGTAGCTTGGTGGAGACGGGTAgagagaaggcaaggagggaagacgctggggggagggggggagagagagagagagagagagagagagagagagagagagagagagagagagagagagagagagagagagagagagagagagagagagagagagagagagagaagtcgcaGCATCTCAGACAACATCTCAAAGTCTTTCCAGCTAAGAATAATTTACACGCCCCGAAAACAATATTAACTTTCTCTGCATCAACACGAGATGAAAAGAGACGCAAACCCTCCACTCTTAAGACACAATAGAATcattatggaaaaaaaataataataatgctggcATTTACTCAGCCGTTTCTTTACTCTCCCTCaacaccaaacaaacaaacaaacaaactactaTAATGTTATCCCCGTTGTTGTTGTCCtcagaagatagagaagaggaggaggaggaagaggaggaagaccgtGCATATATTTCCCCACATATTTCATCCTGCTGTTTAGTAATTAATTCGTCTCAGCTCAAGAAGGGAACTATTGTAGCCTTTATTGTTTGTCTTCAGCAGTCTTCAGTAGTGtcttaccccccctcctcctcctcccccccccccccctgctcgaGAGAAGTTCTTAGGAAGAGCGGAAAGAGAGAAGGACATATACATTTcgtggcgcccaagcacacacacatttgacaagactttcagaggagttgtaggcatttccaggagttgatttatgaccctggtgatatagtttgactcttcttctctacaatgaacctaaaataacactcatgagagcccgattgattttcttttttgccttttgGAAATATAGTTggcgtgagaggcggaagcggcGTCTGAGAATATACCGACGAGAGAGCGGCCGATGCATAGGCtacacaccgccgccgccgctcctccacacacctgctcagttttaCGGCGagtctcattgtgtgtgtgtcgagggagGAAAGAACGGCGAGAGTCCGGACTTTATGACGCCGGTGTTGAGCGAAGCGGCGTTATtatgtctgcatgtctgtctgtacgtctctctctctctctctctctctctctctgtaataacTTAATTTAACTTTGTAATAattaactttgtaataactaccgatgaagtcctaaaggctttccaatcccttaaaacaaataatagtcccggacctgacaaaatATATCCTACACTGTttaaaacaaagagcgaaatactctcctctctcacaaccgtttacaatatgtccttgcgacaaggcatcgtcccttcggattggaaagaGGCTAACGTagcaccgatttttaagaaaggagacagaaaaataccgggtaattacaggcccattagtctaacttcagttgtaggtaagctactcgagagcataattagagacaaaattgtgagttaccttgaaagccactcattaattaaggattcacaacatggcttccgtaacaaaagatcctgcctatcaaacctattgaccttttataacgacctcttctcagtttatgacgtaaccaaatcactggacgtagtctatcttgatttccagaaagcgtttgataaagttccacatcataaattactttataaattaaagcaactaggtattgacggtcaagtacaccaatgtcactagtggcgtccctcagggctcggttcttggcccagtgctcttcattatttacatcaacgatgtggatgttggaatcaataatctcattagtaaatttgcagacgacacaaagattggtaactcggttctcactgacgaagacaggcaaagcctccaagaggatttgcataaaatttcagcttggtctgatagataggggatgccctttaatgtagataagtgccaggtccttcaagttggaacaagaaataagaagttcgattacgaaatgcgcggcgtcaaactcaaaagcgttcaatgcgtcaaggacctggggggtcaaaatcgcgtcaaacctcaaattctcacatcaatgcatcgatgcagcaaataaagcgaacagaatgttgggctttattaaaataaactttttattcaaaaataaagaatacttccgctctacaatagtttagtcacaccccacttggaatatgcgatatcgttttggtctccccaccatgcaaaggacattgctaaattagaagatgttcaacgtcgggcaacaaaaatgatcccttccatgagcaacaaaccctacgacgagaggctttccacccttaacatgttctctcttgagaaacgtcgcctcagaggaaaactgatagaatgtttaaaatacttaatggatttacgaatttggacaaatcaaaattgtttataatcgatgtcaccttgcgaacgaggaataatggcacaaaacttaaatgtagacaagtaaattcagactgcaccaaattcttcttcactaacgttgtagtgcgagaacggAATAAGCtaccaccttcagtggtccagtgtcacacgattgactcctttaaaaacatgctcgaccgacacttccttcaactaatattaactagagtaaaaatgcaaagttttggagctatctgattagTGTACAATCACTTaggggacagaccacctagtctagaccatggggtctgtgtggtctgattttatatgtaaatatatgtaaattctctctctctctctctctctctctctctctctctctctctctctctctctctctctctctctatatatatatatatatatatatatatatatatatatatatatatatatatatatatatatatatatatatatatatatatatatatatatatatccaccctCCATGGTTTCCCTCCTCTTATATCTACCCTATACTTCCCATTCTCATAATTTGTCtccttaagctgcttcctttgctgtaaaaaaaagattgaggGTAGCAAATCTTGACCTAAATGAGTGCCGTAGAAAAGGCTGCAAacattgacaccaccaccaccatcatcacctccctagtgaccacgcccaccaccacaacaacaacaaacattccAAAACATAAACATTGCCACGTGATTATTCTGGACATTCTTGCATTACAGGAAAACCCTTCCTGCTAAAATTCTGCCACGGAGACAACCACACGaggacacccacccacccatgtcACGTAAATAGCATAAAGAGGACTGCATTCCAGATATATTAACTATGTGCATACTTTGACGTGTTGCCTGTAGAGATGAAAATTAAGGATATGCGGAGAGTGGGAGTCCAGAAATCctgaaggagagtgggaggaggaagagctcacCTCAGGATATGACGAGGACACTTTAGACTTCGAACATTGTCATAGAGGTAAGCATTAATGATACTTGTGGTAGAAAtaggagcagcagcagtagcattggcagcagtagtagtagtagtagtaataagagtagaagtaatagtagcatAAGTAGTCGTCGTTTGGTTCAGTCTGGTAACGTTCAACAACAAAACATAATAAACTTGTGACCCTTAGTATCAGCtttaataatagtagtggtagaaatagcagcagcagtaatagtgttagcagtagcagcagctgcaatagtagtagtagtggcttcAGTTTGGTAATGTTCAGCCCTATAATATTAAACTTGTGACCCTTAGTATCACCTGCCAGAAATGTGAAAATATATCCTTGATCAGGCCTGACCCTGGAGAGACCAGGAATGATTTTGTAGTAGTAAGTCAGACCTCATCTTTAATAAAATATAAGTTTAGTCTGCATGGCCTATCAGTGTAGGTAAGATTTGGCAGACCCCTTACCTCCCCAGTCCACCTTCTCTGGAGTGATTCAAGTAATTACAGGTCTACCATACAACCAGCATCCCAAACAGTGAAGCGAAGTTAATTATTGGCGTAATATAAACTTAACATCAACTGAGTGATTCAGCAGATGGTATATATGAGTAATTAAGGCATTggtaaaccccccccccccccagccacaACAGGAACTTTAAATTTTTCATTGCTTTGCCTcatctttctatatatatatatatatatatatatatatatatatatatatatatatatatatatatatatatatatatatatatatatatatattctagctACTTTGAAGTGATGGTAGAAAGTACATGTGTCGTACAACCTCTTACAGCTTTGGTAAATCAATCAGCAGTTTATATTCATGTTTGAACAGATGTAAAGCTTTCCTTTTACCAACAGCTTTCCAGTGTGTCATTGCCATGGTTCATAATGACAAGTTTTCAGCAGCAGTCATGGAGCCCCTGAAGCTGGGTGTGCGCACGCAGCCCCCGGCCCTGACGCTGGTGTACCGCAGCAGCCGTGGGAAGGAGCGCTACCGTGTGATGCCCATCAGGTTCCTCAACAAGTTTGGCTCAGTGGAAAATGtactgaaggagatgaaagacagGCACAAGGAATTTCTAGATAAAGTAAGTTGACCCTGAAGAATGTGAGACACAGCACATTGCTGTTTTTAAGTAAGTAGCTACTTAGAAACTATTGAAAAAGATCATACCAAAAGTATTCTGAGGTGGAGGAGGTTGACCTTGTGGGAAATCTGCTGGATATTATGTAGTTCATAAGAAACTATATATAAAGACTGATTATTTACTAGAAATGGAATCTAATGTACACAAGTGTGAAGTTTCATCTTTGGCTTTTATGTGAATGAAGCTAGATGATTATGATTCAGGAATTCCACTGCCAATTTCAATTAAAGCAATTTTCAGACACAAGCCATTGCATCTAACTTATTGCAGGTGCCGGATGTCAAGATAGAGAAAATGTTGCGCATCCTTCAAGAGGTGGAACGTGGCCATAGTGTAGAGGAGGCAGCTGCATCAGCAGCCCGAGAGTATAATGTTGACCCCCACCAGGACCTCAACAAACTGGATGACACTACGctggacaagaagaaaaaggtctGACTGGTGTTAGGTGTTAGCTTATTAGTCTGACAAAAGGTAGGAAGCTTAAAGACATGTGATGAGAATGACGGGAGAACTAACAGTGCATAtgtagggaaagaagaaaaattcaaAATAACACTTGTGGTTGCACTTTTTTAGTTATGAAATCATTCACTCCACTCCTCTTTGATAAAGTATTCTATATCTTCATCATGAAGTTACCCTAATAGAACACTATTCTGGATAAAGCAAATATTTTTTATGCGAAGCTTAGATAGGGATGTAACTAGGTGTGATTACCTGTTAGATGAAACTTAAACAATATATGTATTATAACCACAGCCTTTGACTTAAAGGTGATGAACAGCAGTTTTGAGAAAAACTGTGTCCGACCTGGTGATCCTGGTTACGAGTATGACAGACAAGTGGACTTTggcaaagatgagaaggaggaggctggctGGGACTCCCCGGAGGATGACTTTTGGTCATGAGGTAGGAACTGCTTAAAATAAGGATGAAAACTTGTTTTTACCATAATGCATTTTCCCTTTATAAATGTTAACCTTGTTCTCCTTGTGGTGGCTCTTCACTAAGCCACCATTTGGGAGTTAGGCCATTATACTTTGTGACTGTATGTCCTTACTGACACCAACCTCCAACCATAGTAGTATGAGGCCGTGCAAGGTAGGGATATTCACTTTCCCAAACAGACATGCCAGATGCAAATAACAAAACACCCATAATTTTaatcagtag of Eriocheir sinensis breed Jianghai 21 chromosome 2, ASM2467909v1, whole genome shotgun sequence contains these proteins:
- the LOC127000560 gene encoding centrosomal protein of 19 kDa-like isoform X2 — protein: MEPLKLGVRTQPPALTLVYRSSRGKERYRVMPIRFLNKFGSVENVLKEMKDRHKEFLDKVPDVKIEKMLRILQEVERGHSVEEAAASAAREYNVDPHQDLNKLDDTTLDKKKKVMNSSFEKNCVRPGDPGYEYDRQVDFGKDEKEEAGWDSPEDDFWS
- the LOC127000560 gene encoding centrosomal protein of 19 kDa-like isoform X1, producing MVHNDKFSAAVMEPLKLGVRTQPPALTLVYRSSRGKERYRVMPIRFLNKFGSVENVLKEMKDRHKEFLDKVPDVKIEKMLRILQEVERGHSVEEAAASAAREYNVDPHQDLNKLDDTTLDKKKKVMNSSFEKNCVRPGDPGYEYDRQVDFGKDEKEEAGWDSPEDDFWS